In the Heptranchias perlo isolate sHepPer1 unplaced genomic scaffold, sHepPer1.hap1 HAP1_SCAFFOLD_60, whole genome shotgun sequence genome, one interval contains:
- the LOC137316721 gene encoding zinc finger protein 623-like: MEKPWKCGDCGKGFNYPSQLETHRRRHTGERPFTCSVCGKGFTQSSHLLTHQRVHTGERPFTCSMCGKRFTHSSSLIEHQLVHTDKRPIKYFHCDKSFKSRNELLTHQRTHTGERPFTCTECGKGFTQSSNLLTHQRVHTGERSFTCSVCGKGFTQSSSLIEHQLVHTDKRLFKCSVCEKSFKRKSDLLTHQRTHTGERPFTCSVCGKGFTQSSSLLIHQRVHTGERPFTCSVCGKRFTRSSHRLRHQRIHTGERPFTCSVCGKGFTQSSSLLTHQLVHTDKRPFKCSDCEKSFKRKKDLLTHQRTHTGERPFTCSVCGKGFTLSSSLLIHQRVHI; this comes from the coding sequence ATGGAGAAAccatggaaatgtggggactgtgggaagggattcaattacccgtcccagctggaaactcatcgacgcagacacactggggagaggccgttcacctgctccgtgtgtgggaagggattcactcagtcatcccacctgctgacgcaccagcgagttcacactggggagaggccattcacctgctccatgtgtgggaagagattcactcattcatccagcctcattgaacatcaacttgttcacactgataagagacctatcAAATATTTTCACTGTGACAAgagttttaaaagcagaaatgaactgctgacacaccaacgcactcacactggggagaggccgttcacctgcactgagtgtgggaagggattcactcagtcatccaacctgctgacacaccagcgagttcacactggggagaggtcgttcacctgctccgtgtgtgggaagggattcactcagtcatccagccttattgaacatcagcttgttcacactgataagagacttttcaaatgttctgtctgtgagaagagctttaaaagaaaaagtgatctgctgacacaccaacgcactcacactggggagaggccgttcacctgctctgtttgtgggaagggattcactcagtcatccagtctactgatacaccagcgagttcacactggggagaggccattcacctgctccgtgtgtgggaagagattcactcgatcatcccaccggctgagacaccagcgaattcacactggggagaggccattcacctgctccgtgtgtgggaagggattcactcagtcatccagccttctgacacatcaactcgttcacactgataagagaccttttaaatgttctgactgtgagaagagctttaaaagaaaaaaggatctactgacacaccaacgtactcacactggggagaggccgttcacctgctctgtgtgtgggaaaggattcactctgtcatccagcctactaatacaccagcgagttcacatctgA